From a single Chlorocebus sabaeus isolate Y175 chromosome X, mChlSab1.0.hap1, whole genome shotgun sequence genomic region:
- the KDM5C gene encoding lysine-specific demethylase 5C isoform X3, translating into MEPGSDDFLPPPECPVFEPSWAEFRDPLGYIAKIRPIAEKSGICKIRPPADWQPPFAVEVDNFRFTPRIQRLNELEAQTRVKLNYLDQIAKFWEIQGSSLKIPNVERRILDLYSLSKIVVEEGGYEAICKDRRWARVAQRLNYPPGKNIGSLLRSHYERIVYPYEMYQSGANLVQCNTRPFDNEEKDKEYKPHSIPLRQSVQPSKFNSYGRRAKRLQPDPEPTEEDIEKNPELKKLQIYGAGPKMMGLGLMAKDKTLRKKDKEGPECPPTVVVKEELGGDVKVESTSPKTFLESKEELSHSPEPCTKMTMRLRRNHSNAQFIESYVCRMCSRGDEDDKLLLCDGCDDNYHIFCLLPPLPEIPKGVWRCPKCVMAECKRPPEAFGFEQATREYTLQSFGEMADSFKADYFNMPVHMVPTELVEKEFWRLVNSIEEDVTVEYGADIHSKEFGSGFPVSDSKRHLTPEEEEYATSGWNLNVMPVLEQSVLCHINADISGMKVPWLYVGMVFSAFCWHIEDHWSYSINYLHWGEPKTWYGVPSLAAEHLEEVMKKLTPELFDSQPDLLHQLVTLMNPNTLMSHGVPVVRTNQCAGEFVITFPRAYHSGFNQGYNFAEAVNFCTADWLPAGRQCIEHYRRLRRYCVFSHEELICKMAACPEKLDLNLAAAVHKEMFIMVQEERRLRKALLEKGITEAEREAFELLPDDERQCIKCKTTCFLSALACYDCPDGLVCLSHINDLCKCSSSRQYLRYRYTLDELPAMLHKLKVRAESFDTWANKVRVALEVEDGRKRSLEELRALESEARERRFPNSELLQQLKNCLSEAEACVSRALGLVSGQEAGPHRVAGLQMTLAELRAFLDQMNNLPCAMHQIGDVKGILEQVEAFQAEAREALASLPSSPGLLQSLLERGRQLGVEVPEAQQLQRQVEQARWLDEVKRTLAPSARRGTLAVMRGLLVAGASVAPSPAVDKAQAELQELLTIAERWEEKAHLCLEARQKHPPATLEAIIREAENIPVHLPNIQALKEALAKARAWIADVDEIQNGDHYPCLDDLEGLVAVGRDLPVGLEELRQLELQVLTAHSWREKASKTFLKKNSCYTLLEVLCPCADAGSDSTKRSRWMEKELGLYKSDTELLGLSAQDLRDPGSVIVAFKEGEQKEKEGILQLRRTNSAKPSPLASSTTAASTTSICVCGQVPAGAGALQCDLCQDWFHGRCVSVPRLLSSPRPNPTSSLLLAWWEWDTKFLCPLCMRSRRPRLETILALLVALQRLPVRLPEGEALQCLTERAISWQGRARQALASEDVTALLGRLTELRQQLQAEPRPEEPPNYPAAPASDPLREGSGKDMPKVEGLLENGDSVTSPEKVALEEGSDLELLSSLLPQLTGPVLELPEATRAPLEELMMEGDLLEVTLDENHSIWQLLQAGQPPDLERIRTLLELEKAERHGSRARGRALERRRRRKVDRGGEGDDPAREELEPKRVRSSGPEAEEVQEEEELEEETGGEGPPAPIPTTGSPSTQENQNGLEPAEGTTSGPSAPFSTLTPRLHLPCPQQPPQQQL; encoded by the exons GACTGGCAGCCACCCTTTGCTGTGGAAGTGGACAACTTCAGGTTTACCCCCCGAATCCAGAGGCTGAATGAGCTAGAG GCCCAGACGAGAGTGAAACTGAACTACTTGGACCAGATTGCCAAATTCTGGGAAATCCAGGGCTCCTCCTTAAAGATTCCCAATGTAGAACGGCGGATCTTGGACCTCTACAGTCTCAGCAAA ATTGTGGTGGAGGAAGGTGGTTATGAAGCTATCTGCAAGGACCGTCGGTGGGCTCGGGTAGCCCAGCGCCTCAACTACCCACCAGGCAAAAATATTGGCTCCTTGCTACGCTCCCACTACGAACGCATTGTTTATCCCTATGAAATGTACCAATCTGGAGCCAACCTTGTG CAGTGTAACACACGTCCATTTGATAATGAGGAGAAGGACAAGGAATACAAACCCCACAGCATCCCCCTACGACAGTCTGTGcagccttccaagttcaacagcTATGGCCGGCGGGCCAAGAGACTGCAGCCTGAT ccGGAACCCACAGAGGAAGACATTGAAAAGAATCCAGAGCTGAAAAAGCTACAGATCTATGGGGCAGGCCCCAAGATGATGGGCCTGGGCCTCATGGCCAAGGACAAGACTCTGCGGAAGAAAG aTAAGGAGGGGCCCGAGTGTCCCCCCACAGTAGTGGTGAAGGAGGAGTTAGGTGGGGATGTGAAGGTGGAGTCAACTTCGCCTAAGACCTTCCTGGAGAGCAAGGAGGAGCTGAGTCACAGCCCAGAACCCTGCACCAAGATGACCATGAGGCTGCGGAGGAACCACAGCAATGCCCAGTTT ATTGAGTCATATGTCTGCCGGATGTGTTCTCGAGGGGATGAGGATGACAAGCTCCTGCTGTGTGATGGCTGTGATGACAACTACCACATCTTCTGCCTGCTGCCTCCTCTGCCTGAGATCCCCAAGGGTGTCTGGCGGTGCCCAAAGTGTGTCATGGCG GAGTGTAAGCGGCCCCCAGAAGCCTTTGGCTTTGAGCAGGCTACCCGGGAATACACTCTGCAGAGCTTTGGCGAGATGGCCGACTCCTTTAAAGCTGACTACTTCAACATGCCCGTGCAT ATGGTGCCCACAGAACTTGTGGAGAaggagttctggaggctggtaaaTAGCATTGAGGAAGATGTGACTGTTGAGTATGGAGCTGACATCCATTCCAAAGAATTTGGCAGCGGTTTCCCTGTCAGTGACAGTAAACGGCACCTAACCCCTGAAGAGGAG GAGTATGCTACCAGTGGTTGGAACCTAAATGTGATGCCGGTGTTGGAACAGTCTGTACTGTGCCACATCAATGCAGATATCTCTGGCATGAAGGTGCCCTGGCTCTACGTGGGCATGGTCTTCTCAGCCTTTTGCTGGCATATTGAGGATCACTGGAGTTACTCCATTAACTACCTCCACTG GGGTGAGCCGAAGACCTGGTATGGGGTGCCCTCACTTGCAGCAGAACATTTGGAAGAGGTGATGAAGAAGCTGACACCTGAACTATTTGATAGCCAGCCTGACCTCCTGCACCAACTTGTCACCCTCATGAATCCCAACACCCTCATGTCCCATGGCGTGCCA GTTGTCCGCACAAACCAGTGTGCAGGAGAATTTGTCATCACCTTCCCCCGTGCTTACCACAGCGGCTTCAACCAAGGCTACAACTTTGCCGAGGCCGTCAACTTTTGCACTGCCGACTGG TTGCCTGCTGGGCGCCAGTGCATTGAACACTACCGCCGGCTCCGGAGATACTGCGTCTTCTCCCATGAGGAGCTTATCTGCAAGATGGCTGCCTGCCCAGAGAAACTAGACCTGAACCTGGCGGCAGCTGTGCATAAGGAGATGTTCATCATGGTGCAAGAAGAGCGGCGTCTACGAAAGGCCCTGCTGGAGAAG GGCATCACAGAGGCTGAGCGAGAGGCTTTCGAGCTGCTCCCAGATGATGAGCGCCAGTGTATCAAGTGCAAGACTACGTGTTTCCTGTCAGCCCTGGCCTGCTACGACTGCCCAGACGGCCTTGTCTGCCTTTCCCACATCAATGATCTCTGCAAGTGCTCCAGTAGCCGGCAGTACCTGCG GTATCGGTATACGTTGGATGAGCTTCCTGCCATGCTGCATAAGCTGAAGGTTCGGGCTGAGTCCTTTGACACCTGGGCCAACAAAGTGCGAGtggccctggaggtggaggatgGGCGGAAGCGCA GCCTTGAAGAACTGAGGGCACTAGAGTCTGAAGCCCGTGAGCGGAGGTTTCCTAATAGTGAGCTGCTGCAGCAACTAAAAAACTGCCTGAGTGAGGCAGAGGCTTGCGTGTCCCGAGCTCTGGGACTGGTCAGCGGCCAGGAAGCTGG TCCCCACAGGGTGGCGGGTCTGCAGATGACCCTGGCTGAGCTCCGGGCCTTTCTGGACCAGATGAATAACCTGCCTTGTGCCATGCACCAGATTGGGGATGTCAAG GGTATTCTGGAACAGGTGGAGGCCTTCCAGGCTGAGGCTCGTGAGGCCCTGGCCTCACTGCCCTCCAGTCCAGGGCTACTGCAGTCCCTGTTGGAGAGGGGGCGGCAGCTGGGGGTGGAGGTGCCTGAGGCCCAGCAGCTCCAGCGGCAGGTGGAACAGGCGCGATGGCTGGATGAGGTGAAACGCACACTGGCCCCCTCAGCCCGAAGGGGCACCTTGGCTGTCATGCGAGGACTGTTGGTCGCGGGTGCCAGTGTAGCCCCTAGCCCTGCTGTGGATAAAGCCCAGGCCGAGCTGCAGGAGCTGCTGACCATTGCTGAACGCTGGGAGGAGAAAGCCCACCTCTGCCTGGAGGCCAG GCAGAAACATCCACCAGCCACACTTGAGGCCATAATCCGTGAAGCGGAAAACATCCCTGTTCACCTGCCCAACATCCAGGCTCTCAAGGAGGCTCTTGCTAAGGCCCGGGCCTGGATTGCTGATGTTGATGAGATCCAA AATGGTGACCACTACCCGTGCCTGGATGACTTGGAGGGCCTAGTAGCTGTGGGCCGGGACCTACCTGTGGGGCTGGAGGAGCTGAGACAGCTAGAGCTACAGGTACTGACAGCGCACTCCTGGAGGGAGAAGGCCTCCAAGACCTTCCTCAAGAAAAATTCTTGCTACACGCtgctggag GTTCTCTGCCCGTGTGCAGACGCTGGCTCAGACAGCACCAAGCGCAGCCGGTGGATGGAGAAGGAGCTGGGGTTGTACAAATCTGACACAGAGTTGCTGGGGCTGTCTGCGCAGGacctcagggacccaggctctgTG ATCGTGGCCTTCAAGGAGGGGgaacagaaggagaaggagggtaTCCTGCAGCTGCGTCGCACCAATTCGGCCAAGCCCAGTCCACTGGCATCATCGACCACAGCCGCCTCTACAACCTCTATCTGTGTGTGTGGGCAGGTGCCGGCTGGGGCGGGAGCTCTGCAGTGTGACCTGTGTCAGGACTGGTTCCATGGGCGGTGTGTGTCAGTGCCTCGCCTCCTCAGCTCTCCGAGGCCCAATCCCACCTCATCCCTACTGCTGGCCTGGTGGGAATGGGACACCAAATTCCTGTGTCCACTGTGTATGCGCTCAAGGCGCCCACGcctggagaccatcctggcactGCTGGTAGCCCTGCAGAGACTGCCTGTGCGGCTGCCCGAGGGCGAGGCCCTGCAGTGCCTCACAGAGAGGGCCATCAGCTGGCAAGGCCGCGCCAGGCAGGCTCTGGCTTCTGAAGATGTGACTGCTCTGTTGGGACGGCTGACGGAGCTCCGCCAACAGCTACAGGCTGAACCCAGACCTGAGGAGCCTCCTAACTACCCTGCAGCCCCTGCTTCTGACCCCCTCAGAGAGGGCAGTGGCAAGGATATGCCTAAG GTCGAAGGCTTACTGGAGAATGGAGACAGTGTGACCAGTCCTGAGAAGGTAGCCCTGGAGGAGGGCTCAG ATCTGGAGCTGCTGTCCTCGCTGTTGCCACAGTTGACTGGCCCTGTGTTGGAACTGCCTGAGGCCACCCGGGCCCCCTTGGAGGAGCTCATGATGGAGGGGGACCTGCTCGAGGTGACCCTGGATGAGAACCACAGCATCTGGCAGCTGCTGCAGGCTGGACAGCCCCCAGACTTGGAGAGGATCCGCACACTTCTGGAG ctggaGAAGGCAGAGCGTCACGGGAGTCGGGCTCGGGGCCGGGCCCTggagaggcggcggcggcggaagGTGGATCGGGGTGGGGAGGGCGATGACCCAGCCCGAGAGGAGCTAGAGCCAAAGAGGGTACGGAGCTCAGGGCCAGAGGCTGAGGAGgtccaggaggaggaagagctggaGGAGGAGACTGGGGGTGAGGGCCCCCCTGCACCCATCCCCACCACTGGCAGCCCCAGCACCCAGGAGAACCAGAATGGCTTGGAACCGGCGGAAGGGACCACTTCAGGCCCCTCGGCCCCTTTCTCCACTCTGACTCCCCGGCTGCATCTGCCCTGCCCACAGCAGCCGCCTCAGCAACAGTTGTGA
- the KDM5C gene encoding lysine-specific demethylase 5C isoform X4, with the protein MEPGSDDFLPPPECPVFEPSWAEFRDPLGYIAKIRPIAEKSGICKIRPPADWQPPFAVEVDNFRFTPRIQRLNELEAQTRVKLNYLDQIAKFWEIQGSSLKIPNVERRILDLYSLSKIVVEEGGYEAICKDRRWARVAQRLNYPPGKNIGSLLRSHYERIVYPYEMYQSGANLVCNTRPFDNEEKDKEYKPHSIPLRQSVQPSKFNSYGRRAKRLQPDPEPTEEDIEKNPELKKLQIYGAGPKMMGLGLMAKDKTLRKKDKEGPECPPTVVVKEELGGDVKVESTSPKTFLESKEELSHSPEPCTKMTMRLRRNHSNAQFIESYVCRMCSRGDEDDKLLLCDGCDDNYHIFCLLPPLPEIPKGVWRCPKCVMAECKRPPEAFGFEQATREYTLQSFGEMADSFKADYFNMPVHMVPTELVEKEFWRLVNSIEEDVTVEYGADIHSKEFGSGFPVSDSKRHLTPEEEEYATSGWNLNVMPVLEQSVLCHINADISGMKVPWLYVGMVFSAFCWHIEDHWSYSINYLHWGEPKTWYGVPSLAAEHLEEVMKKLTPELFDSQPDLLHQLVTLMNPNTLMSHGVPVVRTNQCAGEFVITFPRAYHSGFNQGYNFAEAVNFCTADWLPAGRQCIEHYRRLRRYCVFSHEELICKMAACPEKLDLNLAAAVHKEMFIMVQEERRLRKALLEKGITEAEREAFELLPDDERQCIKCKTTCFLSALACYDCPDGLVCLSHINDLCKCSSSRQYLRYRYTLDELPAMLHKLKVRAESFDTWANKVRVALEVEDGRKRSLEELRALESEARERRFPNSELLQQLKNCLSEAEACVSRALGLVSGQEAGPHRVAGLQMTLAELRAFLDQMNNLPCAMHQIGDVKGILEQVEAFQAEAREALASLPSSPGLLQSLLERGRQLGVEVPEAQQLQRQVEQARWLDEVKRTLAPSARRGTLAVMRGLLVAGASVAPSPAVDKAQAELQELLTIAERWEEKAHLCLEARQKHPPATLEAIIREAENIPVHLPNIQALKEALAKARAWIADVDEIQNGDHYPCLDDLEGLVAVGRDLPVGLEELRQLELQVLTAHSWREKASKTFLKKNSCYTLLEVLCPCADAGSDSTKRSRWMEKELGLYKSDTELLGLSAQDLRDPGSVIVAFKEGEQKEKEGILQLRRTNSAKPSPLASSTTAASTTSICVCGQVPAGAGALQCDLCQDWFHGRCVSVPRLLSSPRPNPTSSLLLAWWEWDTKFLCPLCMRSRRPRLETILALLVALQRLPVRLPEGEALQCLTERAISWQGRARQALASEDVTALLGRLTELRQQLQAEPRPEEPPNYPAAPASDPLREGSGKDMPKVEGLLENGDSVTSPEKVALEEGSDLELLSSLLPQLTGPVLELPEATRAPLEELMMEGDLLEVTLDENHSIWQLLQAGQPPDLERIRTLLELEKAERHGSRARGRALERRRRRKVDRGGEGDDPAREELEPKRVRSSGPEAEEVQEEEELEEETGGEGPPAPIPTTGSPSTQENQNGLEPAEGTTSGPSAPFSTLTPRLHLPCPQQPPQQQL; encoded by the exons GACTGGCAGCCACCCTTTGCTGTGGAAGTGGACAACTTCAGGTTTACCCCCCGAATCCAGAGGCTGAATGAGCTAGAG GCCCAGACGAGAGTGAAACTGAACTACTTGGACCAGATTGCCAAATTCTGGGAAATCCAGGGCTCCTCCTTAAAGATTCCCAATGTAGAACGGCGGATCTTGGACCTCTACAGTCTCAGCAAA ATTGTGGTGGAGGAAGGTGGTTATGAAGCTATCTGCAAGGACCGTCGGTGGGCTCGGGTAGCCCAGCGCCTCAACTACCCACCAGGCAAAAATATTGGCTCCTTGCTACGCTCCCACTACGAACGCATTGTTTATCCCTATGAAATGTACCAATCTGGAGCCAACCTTGTG TGTAACACACGTCCATTTGATAATGAGGAGAAGGACAAGGAATACAAACCCCACAGCATCCCCCTACGACAGTCTGTGcagccttccaagttcaacagcTATGGCCGGCGGGCCAAGAGACTGCAGCCTGAT ccGGAACCCACAGAGGAAGACATTGAAAAGAATCCAGAGCTGAAAAAGCTACAGATCTATGGGGCAGGCCCCAAGATGATGGGCCTGGGCCTCATGGCCAAGGACAAGACTCTGCGGAAGAAAG aTAAGGAGGGGCCCGAGTGTCCCCCCACAGTAGTGGTGAAGGAGGAGTTAGGTGGGGATGTGAAGGTGGAGTCAACTTCGCCTAAGACCTTCCTGGAGAGCAAGGAGGAGCTGAGTCACAGCCCAGAACCCTGCACCAAGATGACCATGAGGCTGCGGAGGAACCACAGCAATGCCCAGTTT ATTGAGTCATATGTCTGCCGGATGTGTTCTCGAGGGGATGAGGATGACAAGCTCCTGCTGTGTGATGGCTGTGATGACAACTACCACATCTTCTGCCTGCTGCCTCCTCTGCCTGAGATCCCCAAGGGTGTCTGGCGGTGCCCAAAGTGTGTCATGGCG GAGTGTAAGCGGCCCCCAGAAGCCTTTGGCTTTGAGCAGGCTACCCGGGAATACACTCTGCAGAGCTTTGGCGAGATGGCCGACTCCTTTAAAGCTGACTACTTCAACATGCCCGTGCAT ATGGTGCCCACAGAACTTGTGGAGAaggagttctggaggctggtaaaTAGCATTGAGGAAGATGTGACTGTTGAGTATGGAGCTGACATCCATTCCAAAGAATTTGGCAGCGGTTTCCCTGTCAGTGACAGTAAACGGCACCTAACCCCTGAAGAGGAG GAGTATGCTACCAGTGGTTGGAACCTAAATGTGATGCCGGTGTTGGAACAGTCTGTACTGTGCCACATCAATGCAGATATCTCTGGCATGAAGGTGCCCTGGCTCTACGTGGGCATGGTCTTCTCAGCCTTTTGCTGGCATATTGAGGATCACTGGAGTTACTCCATTAACTACCTCCACTG GGGTGAGCCGAAGACCTGGTATGGGGTGCCCTCACTTGCAGCAGAACATTTGGAAGAGGTGATGAAGAAGCTGACACCTGAACTATTTGATAGCCAGCCTGACCTCCTGCACCAACTTGTCACCCTCATGAATCCCAACACCCTCATGTCCCATGGCGTGCCA GTTGTCCGCACAAACCAGTGTGCAGGAGAATTTGTCATCACCTTCCCCCGTGCTTACCACAGCGGCTTCAACCAAGGCTACAACTTTGCCGAGGCCGTCAACTTTTGCACTGCCGACTGG TTGCCTGCTGGGCGCCAGTGCATTGAACACTACCGCCGGCTCCGGAGATACTGCGTCTTCTCCCATGAGGAGCTTATCTGCAAGATGGCTGCCTGCCCAGAGAAACTAGACCTGAACCTGGCGGCAGCTGTGCATAAGGAGATGTTCATCATGGTGCAAGAAGAGCGGCGTCTACGAAAGGCCCTGCTGGAGAAG GGCATCACAGAGGCTGAGCGAGAGGCTTTCGAGCTGCTCCCAGATGATGAGCGCCAGTGTATCAAGTGCAAGACTACGTGTTTCCTGTCAGCCCTGGCCTGCTACGACTGCCCAGACGGCCTTGTCTGCCTTTCCCACATCAATGATCTCTGCAAGTGCTCCAGTAGCCGGCAGTACCTGCG GTATCGGTATACGTTGGATGAGCTTCCTGCCATGCTGCATAAGCTGAAGGTTCGGGCTGAGTCCTTTGACACCTGGGCCAACAAAGTGCGAGtggccctggaggtggaggatgGGCGGAAGCGCA GCCTTGAAGAACTGAGGGCACTAGAGTCTGAAGCCCGTGAGCGGAGGTTTCCTAATAGTGAGCTGCTGCAGCAACTAAAAAACTGCCTGAGTGAGGCAGAGGCTTGCGTGTCCCGAGCTCTGGGACTGGTCAGCGGCCAGGAAGCTGG TCCCCACAGGGTGGCGGGTCTGCAGATGACCCTGGCTGAGCTCCGGGCCTTTCTGGACCAGATGAATAACCTGCCTTGTGCCATGCACCAGATTGGGGATGTCAAG GGTATTCTGGAACAGGTGGAGGCCTTCCAGGCTGAGGCTCGTGAGGCCCTGGCCTCACTGCCCTCCAGTCCAGGGCTACTGCAGTCCCTGTTGGAGAGGGGGCGGCAGCTGGGGGTGGAGGTGCCTGAGGCCCAGCAGCTCCAGCGGCAGGTGGAACAGGCGCGATGGCTGGATGAGGTGAAACGCACACTGGCCCCCTCAGCCCGAAGGGGCACCTTGGCTGTCATGCGAGGACTGTTGGTCGCGGGTGCCAGTGTAGCCCCTAGCCCTGCTGTGGATAAAGCCCAGGCCGAGCTGCAGGAGCTGCTGACCATTGCTGAACGCTGGGAGGAGAAAGCCCACCTCTGCCTGGAGGCCAG GCAGAAACATCCACCAGCCACACTTGAGGCCATAATCCGTGAAGCGGAAAACATCCCTGTTCACCTGCCCAACATCCAGGCTCTCAAGGAGGCTCTTGCTAAGGCCCGGGCCTGGATTGCTGATGTTGATGAGATCCAA AATGGTGACCACTACCCGTGCCTGGATGACTTGGAGGGCCTAGTAGCTGTGGGCCGGGACCTACCTGTGGGGCTGGAGGAGCTGAGACAGCTAGAGCTACAGGTACTGACAGCGCACTCCTGGAGGGAGAAGGCCTCCAAGACCTTCCTCAAGAAAAATTCTTGCTACACGCtgctggag GTTCTCTGCCCGTGTGCAGACGCTGGCTCAGACAGCACCAAGCGCAGCCGGTGGATGGAGAAGGAGCTGGGGTTGTACAAATCTGACACAGAGTTGCTGGGGCTGTCTGCGCAGGacctcagggacccaggctctgTG ATCGTGGCCTTCAAGGAGGGGgaacagaaggagaaggagggtaTCCTGCAGCTGCGTCGCACCAATTCGGCCAAGCCCAGTCCACTGGCATCATCGACCACAGCCGCCTCTACAACCTCTATCTGTGTGTGTGGGCAGGTGCCGGCTGGGGCGGGAGCTCTGCAGTGTGACCTGTGTCAGGACTGGTTCCATGGGCGGTGTGTGTCAGTGCCTCGCCTCCTCAGCTCTCCGAGGCCCAATCCCACCTCATCCCTACTGCTGGCCTGGTGGGAATGGGACACCAAATTCCTGTGTCCACTGTGTATGCGCTCAAGGCGCCCACGcctggagaccatcctggcactGCTGGTAGCCCTGCAGAGACTGCCTGTGCGGCTGCCCGAGGGCGAGGCCCTGCAGTGCCTCACAGAGAGGGCCATCAGCTGGCAAGGCCGCGCCAGGCAGGCTCTGGCTTCTGAAGATGTGACTGCTCTGTTGGGACGGCTGACGGAGCTCCGCCAACAGCTACAGGCTGAACCCAGACCTGAGGAGCCTCCTAACTACCCTGCAGCCCCTGCTTCTGACCCCCTCAGAGAGGGCAGTGGCAAGGATATGCCTAAG GTCGAAGGCTTACTGGAGAATGGAGACAGTGTGACCAGTCCTGAGAAGGTAGCCCTGGAGGAGGGCTCAG ATCTGGAGCTGCTGTCCTCGCTGTTGCCACAGTTGACTGGCCCTGTGTTGGAACTGCCTGAGGCCACCCGGGCCCCCTTGGAGGAGCTCATGATGGAGGGGGACCTGCTCGAGGTGACCCTGGATGAGAACCACAGCATCTGGCAGCTGCTGCAGGCTGGACAGCCCCCAGACTTGGAGAGGATCCGCACACTTCTGGAG ctggaGAAGGCAGAGCGTCACGGGAGTCGGGCTCGGGGCCGGGCCCTggagaggcggcggcggcggaagGTGGATCGGGGTGGGGAGGGCGATGACCCAGCCCGAGAGGAGCTAGAGCCAAAGAGGGTACGGAGCTCAGGGCCAGAGGCTGAGGAGgtccaggaggaggaagagctggaGGAGGAGACTGGGGGTGAGGGCCCCCCTGCACCCATCCCCACCACTGGCAGCCCCAGCACCCAGGAGAACCAGAATGGCTTGGAACCGGCGGAAGGGACCACTTCAGGCCCCTCGGCCCCTTTCTCCACTCTGACTCCCCGGCTGCATCTGCCCTGCCCACAGCAGCCGCCTCAGCAACAGTTGTGA